One window from the genome of Nicotiana sylvestris chromosome 9, ASM39365v2, whole genome shotgun sequence encodes:
- the LOC104223240 gene encoding premnaspirodiene oxygenase-like isoform X1 yields the protein MMSFDLVSIFLFVSFLFLLKKWMNSKNQVKRLPPGPWKLPIRGSTLHMVGGLPHRVLRDLAKKYGPLMHLQLGEVSVVVVTSPEIAKEVLKTHDLAFASRPKLLAAEIVLYDSSDVAFAPYGDYWRQMRKICVLEVLSTKNVRSFSSIRRDEVFRLVEFFRSSSGKPVNYTKRISLFMSFIICRSAFGTVFKEQDEFIQVMKNVTALLEGFDVADIFPSLKFLHVVTGMRAKAMNLHHKVDAIVDNVINEHKENLATGKFSGQLGGEDLIDVLLRLMKDGGFQFPITNDNIKAIIYDMFAAGTETTSTTIDWAMVEMIRNASVFAKAQAEVREVFSRKETFDENDVEKLKYLKLVIKETLRLHPPLPLMLPKECREETNINGYTIPLKSKVMVNVWAIGRDPKYWDDAESFKPERYEQSSVDFVGNNFEYLPFGSGRRICPGISFGIVNIYLPLAQLLYYFDWKLPTGINPSDLDMTESDGASCARKSNLYLVASPYQPSQE from the exons ATGATGTCCTTCGACTTAGTTTCCATTTTCCTTTTTGTATCCTTCCTCTTTTTATTAAAGAAATGGATGAATTCAAAAAACCAAGTCAAAAGATTGCCTCCAGGTCCATGGAAACTACCTATTCGTGGAAGTACGCTTCATATGGTTGGTGGACTTCCACATCGTGTCCTTAGAGATTTAGCTAAAAAATATGGACCACTTATGCACCTTCAACTAGGTGAAGTTTCTGTGGTTGTGGTTACTTCACCTGAGATAGCAAAAGAAGTACTAAAAACTCATGACCTCGCTTTTGCATCTAGGCCAAAACTTTTGGCAGCCGAAATTGTCTTGTATGACTCTTCCGATGTTGCCTTTGCTCCCTATGGTGATTACTGGAGACAAATGCGTAAAATTTGTGTCTTGGAAGTGCTCAGTACCAAAAATGTTCGGTCATTTAGCTCGATTAGACGAGATGAAGTTTTTCGTCTTGTTGAATTTTTTCGATCATCTTCTGGTAAGCCAGTTAATTATACAAAAAGGATCTCTCTATTCATGAGCTTTATAATCTGTCGATCAGCATTTGGAACAGTATTCAAGGAGCAAGATGAATTTATACAAGTAATGAAAAATGTTACAGCCTTACTGGAAGGGTTTGATGTGGCTGACATATTTCCTTCACTAAAGTTTCTTCATGTGGTTACTGGAATGAGGGCTAAAGCTATGAATCTCCACCATAAGGTAGATGCCATTGTTGATAATGTCATAAATGAGCACAAGGAAAACCTTGCAACTGGCAAGTTCAGTGGTCAATTAGGAGGTGAAGATTTAATTGATGTACTACTAAGACTTATGAAAGATGGAGGCTTTCAATTTCCAATCACCAACGACAACATCAAAGCTATTATTTAT GACATGTTTGCCGCGGGAACAGAAACAACATCAACCACAATTGATTGGGCCATGGTGGAAATGATTAGGAATGCAAGTGTATTCGCCAAAGCTCAAGCAGAGGTAAGAGAAGTCTTTAGTAGGAAAGAAACTTTTGATGAAAATGATGTCGAAAAGTTGAAATACCTAAAATTAGTCATTAAAGAAACTTTAAGACTCCATCCTCCGCTTCCACTTATGCTTCCAAAAGAATGTAGGGAAGAAACAAATATAAATGGCTATACTATTCCTTTGAAATCGAAAGTAATGGTTAATGTTTGGGCTATAGGAAGAGATCCGAAATATTGGGATGATGCAGAAAGCTTTAAGCCTGAGAGATATGAGCAGAGCTCTGTAGATTTTGTTGGTAATAATTTTGAATATCTTCCCTTTGGAAGTGGCAGGAGAATTTGCCCTGGAATATCATTTGGTATAGTTAATATTTATTTGCCACTAGctcaattattatattatttcgATTGGAAACTCCCTACTGGAATCAATCCAAGTGACCTAGACATGACTGAGTCGGATGGAGCAAGTTGTGCTAGAAAGAGTAACCTTTACTTGGTAGCGTCTCCGTATCAGCCTTCTCAAGAGTGA
- the LOC104223240 gene encoding premnaspirodiene oxygenase-like isoform X2, with protein sequence MMSFDLVSIFLFVSFLFLLKKWMNSKNQVKRLPPGPWKLPIRGSTLHMVGGLPHRVLRDLAKKYGPLMHLQLGEVSVVVVTSPEIAKEVLKTHDLAFASRPKLLAAEIVLYDSSDVAFAPYGDYWRQMRKICVLEVLSTKNVRSFSSIRRDEVFRLVEFFRSSSGKPVNYTKRISLFMSFIICRSAFGTVFKEQDEFIQVMKNVTALLEGFDVADIFPSLKFLHVVTGMRAKAMNLHHKVDAIVDNVINEHKENLATGKFSGQLGGEDLIDVLLRLMKDGGFQFPITNDNIKAIIYDMFAAGTETTSTTIDWAMVEMIRNASVFAKAQAEVHICTLSA encoded by the exons ATGATGTCCTTCGACTTAGTTTCCATTTTCCTTTTTGTATCCTTCCTCTTTTTATTAAAGAAATGGATGAATTCAAAAAACCAAGTCAAAAGATTGCCTCCAGGTCCATGGAAACTACCTATTCGTGGAAGTACGCTTCATATGGTTGGTGGACTTCCACATCGTGTCCTTAGAGATTTAGCTAAAAAATATGGACCACTTATGCACCTTCAACTAGGTGAAGTTTCTGTGGTTGTGGTTACTTCACCTGAGATAGCAAAAGAAGTACTAAAAACTCATGACCTCGCTTTTGCATCTAGGCCAAAACTTTTGGCAGCCGAAATTGTCTTGTATGACTCTTCCGATGTTGCCTTTGCTCCCTATGGTGATTACTGGAGACAAATGCGTAAAATTTGTGTCTTGGAAGTGCTCAGTACCAAAAATGTTCGGTCATTTAGCTCGATTAGACGAGATGAAGTTTTTCGTCTTGTTGAATTTTTTCGATCATCTTCTGGTAAGCCAGTTAATTATACAAAAAGGATCTCTCTATTCATGAGCTTTATAATCTGTCGATCAGCATTTGGAACAGTATTCAAGGAGCAAGATGAATTTATACAAGTAATGAAAAATGTTACAGCCTTACTGGAAGGGTTTGATGTGGCTGACATATTTCCTTCACTAAAGTTTCTTCATGTGGTTACTGGAATGAGGGCTAAAGCTATGAATCTCCACCATAAGGTAGATGCCATTGTTGATAATGTCATAAATGAGCACAAGGAAAACCTTGCAACTGGCAAGTTCAGTGGTCAATTAGGAGGTGAAGATTTAATTGATGTACTACTAAGACTTATGAAAGATGGAGGCTTTCAATTTCCAATCACCAACGACAACATCAAAGCTATTATTTAT GACATGTTTGCCGCGGGAACAGAAACAACATCAACCACAATTGATTGGGCCATGGTGGAAATGATTAGGAATGCAAGTGTATTCGCCAAAGCTCAAGCAGAG gtacacatttgtacactctcggcttga